Proteins from one Papaver somniferum cultivar HN1 unplaced genomic scaffold, ASM357369v1 unplaced-scaffold_158, whole genome shotgun sequence genomic window:
- the LOC113337256 gene encoding receptor-like protein 9DC3 isoform X1: protein MLFQFAMSLLNNKTEMVAFHLASVHLFFLVFISISLIEFPLTSHCCNEEDRSALLSFKSSLKDPSNRLSSWQQGSQQENCCNWHGIGCSNDSFRVVSIDLRNRVLENYYVKEIDQYISDGSNPPNTSLAGKFSASLLKLTQLRYLDLAFNNFQESQIPCQFYDLTTLAHLDLSLSNFSSSISTQFTNISSLQFLDLSCTYYDSITSTSCLQISSIKWLRGLVNLQVLRLSGIDLHEATSLQNNFGEHLSHISNLRDLDLSHCNLYTPIHEFHNLSHLTSLKMNDNHDILSSSFPVQLANLTSLSILELSDCYLHGSVPYLPQLREFVVSYNSHLHIDSTVVFKHPWPKLQKLGISGNEVNGSILQLISNAPLLVSLSASSCSIQGYLPSSFYNLSQLQYLDLSSNSITDDIHSIISKLKHLHFVDLSFNKFHGSLPSSFYNLSQLQFLDLSSNSITGDIPSSISNLEYLRYLDLSNNNFHGSLPSSLYNLSRLLYLDLSYNSITGDILSSISNLKYLNILNLSRNKFHGSLPSSFYNLPLLQLLLLSYNSITGNVSLNKESNLTMIDLSSNMLAGSPVFICNLTHLTDFKLSHNNLTGGFPSCIFELKYLVTIYLSNNKLEGALPPPPLGLNTLVYINLSGNKLSGSIPYSIFPTYPQISTIVSIDLSNNSLSGMIPTNIGYCGSLQNLNLGTNNLTGNFPRGPELEKSLMYLQLSNNHLDGTIHFINTLHRLEFLNLGYNNFGGSIPTSLGSLQDIKYLSLRSNKLIGSIPEEIIHLQKLQILDLSLNNLSGCIPQKLGNWSALINNPYAYSRYLDIQIEMVTKGITIQVKELFNYSTLIDLSCNSLKGSVPKEIGLLKVLSSLNLSHNQLSDGIPEGLGNLSALESLDLSANRLIGQIPQSLTTVHSLGVLNLSYNMLSGKIPRENHFDTLSLDGFAFVGNELLCGFPIEKVCKGDGNTSTSNPTDEDDEVDREDIKDKLLLYAIVALGFAVGFWGLFSVLLMKKQKWWFPYWRFVDSSAVRIVEYIKNN, encoded by the exons ATGTTATTTCAGTTCGCAATGTCTTTATTAAATAACAAAACTGAAATGGTAGCATTTCATCTCGCTTCAGTTCATCTTTTTTTCTTGGTGTTTATATCGATCAGCCTTATTGAATTCCCATTAACCTCACATTGCTGCAATGAAGAGGATAGAAGTGCTCTTTTGAGCTTTAAATCCTCTTTGAAAGACCCTTCAAATCGTTTATCATCATGGCAACAAGGAAGTCAACAGGAAAACTGTTGCAACTGGCATGGCATTGGATGTTCAAATGATTCGTTTCGGGTCGTCTCTATCGACCTTCGGAACAGAGTTCTTGAAAATTATTACGTCAAAGAAATTGATCAGTATATTTCTGATGGCTCTAATCCACCAAACACTTCGTTGGCTGGTAAATTCTCTGCTTCCCTTTTAAAACTTACTCAGCTAAGGTACCTTGATCTTGCCTTTAATAATTTCCAGGAATCACAAATCCCGTGTCAGTTTTATGATCTAACAACACTAGCTCATCTCGATCTGTCCTTATCCAACTTTTCATCATCAATTTCGACACAATTCACCAACATATCCTCACTACAATTCCTCGATTTATCTTGCACTTATTATGATTCAATCACCAGTACTTCTTGCTTGCAAATATCATCTATAAAATGGCTGAGAGGTTTAGTGAATCTCCAGGTATTAAGATTGAGTGGTATTGATCTACATGAGGCCACATCTTTGCAAAATAATTTTGGTGAACATCTATCCCATATTTCAAATCTCAGGGATCTTGATCTCTCTCACTGCAATTTATATACCCCAATCCATGAGTTTCACAATCTTTCCCATTTAACATCTCTAAAAATGAACGACAACCATGATatcctttcttcttcatttccagTTCAGCTGGCTAATTTGACCTCGCTCTCTATTCTTGAGTTATCTGACTGTTATCTACATGGTTCGGTTCCTTATCTTCCTCAACTTAGAGAGTTTGTTGTGAGTTACAATTCTCATCTTCATATTGATTCTACGGTAGTTTTCAAACATCCATGGCCTAAACTACAAAAGCTTGGGATATCAGGAAATGAAGTAAATGGATCAATACTGCAATTGATTTCAAACGCGCCGTTATTGGTCAGTCTTTCAGCTTCATCTTGTTCCATTCAAGGATATTTACCTTCTTCATTCTACAATCTTTCTCAGTTGCAGTATCTTGACCTCTCTTCCAATTCCATAACAGATGATATCCATTCCATAATCTCCAAACTAAAACACCTACACTTTGTCGACTTGTCTTTTAACAAATTCCATGGATCTTTACCTTCTTCATTCTATAATCTTTCTCAGTTGCAGTTTCTCGACCTCTCTTCCAATTCCATAACAGGTGATATCCCGTCTTCAATCTCCAATCTAGAATATCTACGTTATCTCGACTTGTCCAACAATAATTTTCATGGATCTTTACCATCTTCATTATACAATCTTTCTCGATTGTTGTATCTCGACCTCTCTTACAATTCCATAACAGGTGATATTCTTTCTTCAATCTCCAATCTAAAATACCTAAACATTCTTAACTTGTCAAGGAATAAATTCCATGGATCTTTACCTTCGTCATTCTATAATCTTCCTCTATTGCAGCTTCTCCTTCTCTCTTACAATTCCATAACAG GCAACGTTTCATTGAATAAAGAATCAAACCTAACAATGATAGATCTGAGCTCCAACATGCTGGCAGGATCCCCTGTTTTCATTTGTAATTTGACTCATCTTACAGACTTCAAATTGTCTCATAATAACTTGACAGGAGGTTTCCCTTCCTGTATATTCGAACTCAAGTATCTTGTTACCATTTATTTGTCAAACAACAAACTTGAAGGTGCTCTGCCTCCGCCACCTTTAGGTCTAAATACCCTTGTGTACATCAATCTATCTGGTAATAAACTTTCTGGTTCAATTCCATATTCTATATTTCCCACATACCCACAGATCTCAACTATTGTTTCCATTGATTTATCCAACAATTCACTATCCGGAATGATACCTACAAATATAGGGTATTGTGGTTCACTTCAAAATCTAAACCTTGGCACTAACAATCTCACTGGAAATTTTCCCAGAGGTCCTGAACTAGAAAAAAGTCTAATGTATTTACAATTGAGTAACAACCATCTCGATGGTACTATTCATTTCATCAATACACTTCACAGGTTGGAATTTCTAAACTTAGGGTATAACAACTTCGGCGGCAGCATACCAACTAGTCTTGGTTCACTCCAAGACATTAAGTACCTTTCTTTAAGGTCAAACAAGCTCATTGGCTCAATTCCTGAAGAGATTATTCATTTGCAGAAACTTCAAATATTAGACTTATCCCTAAACAATCTTTCAGGCTGCATTCCCCAGAAATTAGGGAACTGGAGTGCATTGATAAATAACCCTTACGCCTACAGTCGTTATCTTGATATTCAAATAGAAATGGTAACCAAAGGGATCACAATACAAGTCAAGGAATTATTCAACTACAGCACATTGATTGATCTATCATGCAACTCTCTTAAAGGAAGCGTTCCAAAAGAGATAGGCTTACTAAAGGTACTCTCTTCCCTCAATCTTTCCCACAATCAGTTGTCTGATGGTATCCCAGAAGGTTTAGGAAATTTGTCAGCACTAGAGTCTTTAGATTTAAGTGCCAATAGATTGATTGGACAAATTCCTCAATCCTTGACAACAGTTCACTCTCTTGGGGTTCTAAACTTATCTTACAATATGTTGAGTGGAAAAATTCCAAGAGAAAATCACTTTGATACACTGAGTTTAGATGGTTTTGCTTTTGTCGGAAACGAGTTATTGTGTGGATTCCCCATAGAGAAAGTTTGCAAGGGTGATGGCAATACTAGTACCAGCAATCCTacagacgaagatgatgaagtcgaTCGAGAAGACATAAAAGACAAGTTGTTGTTATATGCTATTGTTGCGTTGGGGTTTGCAGTTGGATTTTGGGGTCTGTTCTCTGTGTTGCTTATGAAGAAacagaaatggtggtttccttATTGGAGATTTGTTGATTCTAGTGCAGTGAGAATAGTAGAATATATTAAAAATAACTAA
- the LOC113337256 gene encoding probable leucine-rich repeat receptor-like protein kinase At1g35710 isoform X2, translated as MLFQFAMSLLNNKTEMVAFHLASVHLFFLVFISISLIEFPLTSHCCNEEDRSALLSFKSSLKDPSNRLSSWQQGSQQENCCNWHGIGCSNDSFRVVSIDLRNRVLENYYVKEIDQYISDGSNPPNTSLAGNVSLNKESNLTMIDLSSNMLAGSPVFICNLTHLTDFKLSHNNLTGGFPSCIFELKYLVTIYLSNNKLEGALPPPPLGLNTLVYINLSGNKLSGSIPYSIFPTYPQISTIVSIDLSNNSLSGMIPTNIGYCGSLQNLNLGTNNLTGNFPRGPELEKSLMYLQLSNNHLDGTIHFINTLHRLEFLNLGYNNFGGSIPTSLGSLQDIKYLSLRSNKLIGSIPEEIIHLQKLQILDLSLNNLSGCIPQKLGNWSALINNPYAYSRYLDIQIEMVTKGITIQVKELFNYSTLIDLSCNSLKGSVPKEIGLLKVLSSLNLSHNQLSDGIPEGLGNLSALESLDLSANRLIGQIPQSLTTVHSLGVLNLSYNMLSGKIPRENHFDTLSLDGFAFVGNELLCGFPIEKVCKGDGNTSTSNPTDEDDEVDREDIKDKLLLYAIVALGFAVGFWGLFSVLLMKKQKWWFPYWRFVDSSAVRIVEYIKNN; from the exons ATGTTATTTCAGTTCGCAATGTCTTTATTAAATAACAAAACTGAAATGGTAGCATTTCATCTCGCTTCAGTTCATCTTTTTTTCTTGGTGTTTATATCGATCAGCCTTATTGAATTCCCATTAACCTCACATTGCTGCAATGAAGAGGATAGAAGTGCTCTTTTGAGCTTTAAATCCTCTTTGAAAGACCCTTCAAATCGTTTATCATCATGGCAACAAGGAAGTCAACAGGAAAACTGTTGCAACTGGCATGGCATTGGATGTTCAAATGATTCGTTTCGGGTCGTCTCTATCGACCTTCGGAACAGAGTTCTTGAAAATTATTACGTCAAAGAAATTGATCAGTATATTTCTGATGGCTCTAATCCACCAAACACTTCGTTGGCTG GCAACGTTTCATTGAATAAAGAATCAAACCTAACAATGATAGATCTGAGCTCCAACATGCTGGCAGGATCCCCTGTTTTCATTTGTAATTTGACTCATCTTACAGACTTCAAATTGTCTCATAATAACTTGACAGGAGGTTTCCCTTCCTGTATATTCGAACTCAAGTATCTTGTTACCATTTATTTGTCAAACAACAAACTTGAAGGTGCTCTGCCTCCGCCACCTTTAGGTCTAAATACCCTTGTGTACATCAATCTATCTGGTAATAAACTTTCTGGTTCAATTCCATATTCTATATTTCCCACATACCCACAGATCTCAACTATTGTTTCCATTGATTTATCCAACAATTCACTATCCGGAATGATACCTACAAATATAGGGTATTGTGGTTCACTTCAAAATCTAAACCTTGGCACTAACAATCTCACTGGAAATTTTCCCAGAGGTCCTGAACTAGAAAAAAGTCTAATGTATTTACAATTGAGTAACAACCATCTCGATGGTACTATTCATTTCATCAATACACTTCACAGGTTGGAATTTCTAAACTTAGGGTATAACAACTTCGGCGGCAGCATACCAACTAGTCTTGGTTCACTCCAAGACATTAAGTACCTTTCTTTAAGGTCAAACAAGCTCATTGGCTCAATTCCTGAAGAGATTATTCATTTGCAGAAACTTCAAATATTAGACTTATCCCTAAACAATCTTTCAGGCTGCATTCCCCAGAAATTAGGGAACTGGAGTGCATTGATAAATAACCCTTACGCCTACAGTCGTTATCTTGATATTCAAATAGAAATGGTAACCAAAGGGATCACAATACAAGTCAAGGAATTATTCAACTACAGCACATTGATTGATCTATCATGCAACTCTCTTAAAGGAAGCGTTCCAAAAGAGATAGGCTTACTAAAGGTACTCTCTTCCCTCAATCTTTCCCACAATCAGTTGTCTGATGGTATCCCAGAAGGTTTAGGAAATTTGTCAGCACTAGAGTCTTTAGATTTAAGTGCCAATAGATTGATTGGACAAATTCCTCAATCCTTGACAACAGTTCACTCTCTTGGGGTTCTAAACTTATCTTACAATATGTTGAGTGGAAAAATTCCAAGAGAAAATCACTTTGATACACTGAGTTTAGATGGTTTTGCTTTTGTCGGAAACGAGTTATTGTGTGGATTCCCCATAGAGAAAGTTTGCAAGGGTGATGGCAATACTAGTACCAGCAATCCTacagacgaagatgatgaagtcgaTCGAGAAGACATAAAAGACAAGTTGTTGTTATATGCTATTGTTGCGTTGGGGTTTGCAGTTGGATTTTGGGGTCTGTTCTCTGTGTTGCTTATGAAGAAacagaaatggtggtttccttATTGGAGATTTGTTGATTCTAGTGCAGTGAGAATAGTAGAATATATTAAAAATAACTAA
- the LOC113337189 gene encoding probable LRR receptor-like serine/threonine-protein kinase At4g36180 — MDIPGKFPISILNCSKLQVLDLSYNQFVGNIPNDIDRLSNLREINLNSNHFSGNIPSSIGNLQYLQTLHLGNNLLTSFPPEIGNLSSLEYLYFYFNDFLPSKIPNEFIKLIKLRHLYMEKSNLYGEIPDWIGNYSNLEFLYLSENNLNGKIPENLFLLKNLTGVELYDNKLSGEIPREIECLIMAGIDLSHNELTGSIPEGIGKLKYLSELDMSNNRLTEEIPASIASLPLVTMIWLHQNNLSGELPIPFANSGNFELRLNNNMLSGEIPFSFWSNGNLSYVSLNNNMFSGELPDKLNPALRFLNLANNNFGGRLPTSFVSNPNLQILSLRSNRFNGSIPENILHLQKLQWLSLNNFSGHIPTRLGYLIGMINNSDTYLDTGDVQLATKGIMIPLDTMYNSSAVIDLSCNSFEANIPEEMGLLKLVSSLNLSHNHFSGNFPESIGNLSALESLDLSSNRLSGKIPQSLATIDSLQVLNLSHNQLSGKIPVGAHFDTLSLDGLAFVGNDLLCVLPSDKVCEADRNASADDVNPANEVDEVDRGDTEENLLLYAIAASGFVVGFWGLFFVLFMKKHKWWFPYWRFIDSVAVRITVYVQKN, encoded by the coding sequence ATGGATATTCCCGGGAAATTCCCAATTTCTATCTTGAATTGTTCAAAGCTTCAAGTTTTAGatctttcttataatcaatttgTCGGAAATATTCCAAATGATATCGATAGACTTTCAAACCTTCGGGAAATTAATCTGAATTCGAATCATTTCTCAGGTAATATTCCTTCTTCAATTGGAAACTTACAGTACCTACAGACGTTACATCTTGGTAACAATTTATTGACTAGTTTTCCACCTGAAATCGGAAATTTATCAAGCCTTGAATAtctttatttctattttaatgaTTTTTTGCCGTCAAAAATTCCGAATGaattcatcaagttaataaagtTGAGGCATCTTTACATGGAAAAATCGAATTTATATGGAGAAATTCCGGATTGGATTGGTAACTATTCAAATCTGGAATTTCTTTATCTTTCGGAGAACAATTTGAATGGAAAAATTCCGGAGAATTTGTTTTTGTTAAAAAACTTAACGGGAGTGGAGTTATATGATAACAAATTGTCCGGTGAAATTCCGAGAGAAATCGAATGTTTAATTATGGCAGGTATTGATCTTTCACATAATGAGTTAACAGGTTCCATTCCGGAAGGTATTGGTAAACTGAAGTATTTGTCAGAGTTAGATATGTCAAATAATCGATTAACGGAAGAAATACCGGCAAGTATTGCTTCACTTCCATTAGTTACAATGATTTGGTTACATCAAAACAACTTATCGGGTGAATTACCCATACCTTTTGCAAATAGTGGTAACTTCGAGTTAAGGCTTAACAACAATATGTTAAGTGGTGAGATTCCGTTTAGCTTTTGGTCAAATGGGAACTTATCGtatgtaagcctaaacaataatATGTTTTCTGGGGAACTTCCTGATAAGTTGAATCCAGCATTACGCTTTCTCAACCTGGCGAATAACAACTTTGGAGGCAGGTTACCCACAAGTTTTGTTTCAAACCCAAACCTTCAGATCCTTTCGTTAAGGTCTAACAGATTCAATGGGTCGATTCCTGAAAATATTCTTCATTTGCAAAAGCTTCAATGGTTATCACTAAATAATTTCTCGGGTCATATTCCTACAAGATTAGGTTACTTGATTGGAATGATAAATAATTCTGATACTTACTTGGATACTGGTGATGTTCAACTTGCAactaaaggaatcatgataccacTTGACACAATGTACAACTCTAGCGCAGTGATTGATTTATCATGTAACTCTTTTGAGGCAAACATTCCAGAAGAGATGGGCTTATTAAAACTAGTTTCTTCACTTAATTTGTCCCATAATCATTTCTCCGGTAACTTCCCAGAGAGTATAGGAAACTTATCAGCCCTGGAGTCTTTAGATTTAAGTTCCAATAGGCTGTCTGGAAAGATTCCACAATCTTTGGCAACAATCGATTCTCTTCAGGTTCTAAACTTATCTCATAATCAGCTGAGTGGCAAGATTCCGGTTGGAGCACACTTTGATACACTGAGTTTAGATGGTTTAGCTTTCGTTGGAAATGATTTATTATGTGTATTACCATCCGATAAAGTTTGTGAGGCTGATCGAAATGCTAGTGCCGATGATGTCAATCCTGCAAATGAAGTTGATGAAGTGGATCGAGGGGATACAGAAGAAAATTTATTGTTGTATGCTATTGCTGCCTCGGGATTTGTAGTTGGATTTTGGggtcttttctttgttttgtttatgAAGAAACACAAATGGTGGTTTCCGTATTGGAGATTTATTGATTCTGTGGCTGTTAGAATAACCGTTTACGTCCAAAAGAATTGA